The Pyxidicoccus sp. MSG2 DNA segment GGCAGTGCCTCCCAGGAGGAATCGAAAATGAGCCAGGAGCCTTCCAAGGATTTCGTCCGGCAGTGCATGGGCCGCTTCTGCGTGGACCTGCCCTCGTCCATGGCGCGTGTGAGTGACACGTTCCAGGTCCGGTACGTGGAACTGGAGGAGCGCCTCTGGGAGAAGCCGGACGACGAGGCCCGCAAGCACGTCTGGGAGCAGCGCCTGGCGCGCATCGCCGCGCTCAAGGAGCAGCGCGAGCTGCCGGATGACGCCCAGGGGACCATCCGCGAGCAGCGCGCCTTCGAGTCCGTCGGGGTCCGGGGGGTGCTCTTCCACCGGTACGACCAGCCCGAGGTGTCCACCTGGGGTGGGTTGATGGGCCGGGGGCCGGTGGACGTGTGGATGCAGATTGACGGGGACCTGGACCGCGAGCCGGAGTGGGCGAAGCGCCTGACGGAGGTGGCTGCCGGCTACCAGCTCCGGGACGCGAAGGAGCCCCTGCCCGCGCGCGGCAAGGACTGGTTCTACCTGCGCCATGGCGTCATCGCCCTGCCCACGAAGGAGATGGAGGAGGCGAAGAGCCGCTTCGAGGGGCACCCGCTGGGGCTCAAGCTGAAGTTCAGCACCGAGACTGTCGCGGAGGTGCAGCGCCAGGGGCTGATGGAGAAGCTCTCCAACACCATGGGCATGGTGGCAGCTCACTGGGCGGGGACGAGGACCTGGTCACGCAGCGCACCCGGGGCCGGAAGGTGGCGGGGCTGCCCGGAGAGGAGCTCATCCTCCGCACCAGCGAGAAGAAGCGGCAGAAGCTGCGCTTCCTGTGGAGCTACGCGGGCAAGGAGGACTCGGGCACCCATCCCAAGTTCACCATCGAGCTGGAGACCAGCCTCGACCAGGAGGACGCGAAGGTGGCGTTCTGGGATGCGATGCTGGACTCGGTGCGCCCCGTGGGGCAGTGAGCCGGGCTTTTGAAAACCGCCCGGTGGGGCCGGGCTATCGCTCGTTCTTGAGCCGCGCCGCGCACCAGCGCGCCGCGGCCTCGCAGAGCGCCTTGGAGGCGGAGTCCTCCGGGCGGGC contains these protein-coding regions:
- a CDS encoding T6SS immunity protein Tli4 family protein; protein product: MAGLPGEELILRTSEKKRQKLRFLWSYAGKEDSGTHPKFTIELETSLDQEDAKVAFWDAMLDSVRPVGQ